The Polynucleobacter sp. TSB-Sco08W16 genome includes a region encoding these proteins:
- a CDS encoding 2-hydroxychromene-2-carboxylate isomerase — protein sequence MGTKIPATFYYDIVSPFAYLYIKQRHRLEGALDITPVAVLLGGLLRAAENKGPGEIAAKRPHTYQFCVWQAEKLGIPFRFPEHHPFMTVAPQRLLIEQNADWKMVERAFDYVWVEGKDPNLSWSEFCIYLGLPEDTLKPESPAVKAQLMANSNQAKADGAFGVPALIVNQHCFWGVDTIDWTLDYLARPSMFDEAPYTNAGTIPSGLPS from the coding sequence ATGGGCACCAAAATTCCGGCGACTTTTTACTACGATATTGTTTCTCCATTTGCCTACTTGTACATCAAACAAAGACATCGCCTTGAGGGTGCACTGGACATCACTCCTGTAGCCGTTCTATTAGGTGGATTGCTAAGAGCAGCGGAGAATAAAGGTCCCGGTGAAATTGCTGCCAAACGCCCTCACACTTATCAGTTTTGCGTATGGCAAGCTGAAAAGCTAGGCATCCCTTTTCGCTTTCCTGAACATCATCCATTTATGACGGTAGCACCTCAACGCTTGTTGATAGAGCAAAACGCAGATTGGAAAATGGTAGAGCGAGCCTTTGATTATGTTTGGGTAGAGGGTAAGGATCCCAATCTTTCTTGGTCAGAATTTTGCATCTACTTAGGTTTGCCCGAAGATACACTCAAACCTGAATCTCCTGCAGTCAAAGCACAGCTGATGGCCAATAGCAATCAAGCTAAAGCGGATGGGGCATTTGGGGTGCCCGCCCTTATCGTCAATCAACACTGCTTTTGGGGCGTCGATACTATTGACTGGACCCTTGATTACCTGGCTCGACCTAGTATGTTTGACGAAGCCCCTTATACCAATGCGGGCACTATTCCCAGTGGCTTGCCTTCCTAG
- a CDS encoding replication-associated recombination protein A, whose product MSGLFDSTPPPPLAEALRPKSIEEVIGQAHLLAAGKPLNLAFASGKPHSMILWGPPGVGKTTLARLSAKAFDREFIAISAVLAGVKEIREAIEQAQQNMAQYGKQTILFVDEIHRFNKSQQDALLPHVESGLFTFIGATTENPSFEVNSALLSRAQVYVLRSLSSSELKQLFDRAHQHAMPEVHFETAAIDTLINNADGDARRLLNLAEQIRNAVLTPNAEVKIVDQAFIENALTMQARRFDKGGDQFYDQISALHKSVRGSDPDAALYWFCRMLDGGADPRYLARRIIRMAWEDIGLADPRAMQLANDAALTFERLGSPEGELALGQAVVYLAVASKSNASYKAFNAARAYVANDQSKPVPNHLRNAPTKLMKELGHGKEYRYAHDEPHGYAAGETYLPEGMAEPHWYEPVERGLESQIKEKMAFLRQLDAEHHQK is encoded by the coding sequence ATGAGCGGTCTTTTCGATAGCACTCCTCCGCCACCTTTAGCGGAAGCGCTTCGCCCAAAATCAATCGAGGAGGTTATTGGGCAGGCCCATTTACTCGCAGCTGGCAAACCACTGAACTTGGCATTTGCATCTGGAAAGCCTCACTCTATGATTTTGTGGGGCCCTCCTGGCGTTGGTAAAACCACACTCGCACGCTTATCTGCCAAAGCGTTTGATCGAGAGTTCATTGCTATCTCAGCAGTGCTCGCTGGCGTGAAGGAAATTCGTGAAGCCATAGAGCAAGCCCAACAAAATATGGCTCAATACGGCAAACAAACCATCTTGTTTGTAGATGAGATTCATCGTTTCAACAAAAGCCAGCAAGATGCGCTTCTGCCCCATGTGGAATCTGGCCTATTTACCTTTATTGGTGCGACTACTGAAAATCCATCCTTTGAGGTGAACTCTGCATTGCTTTCACGTGCTCAGGTTTATGTTCTGAGATCCTTAAGTAGTAGTGAGCTCAAGCAATTATTTGATCGTGCTCACCAGCATGCAATGCCTGAAGTGCATTTTGAGACTGCGGCAATTGATACTCTGATTAATAACGCTGATGGCGATGCGCGCCGCCTGCTGAATTTAGCTGAGCAAATTCGTAATGCGGTTCTCACTCCTAATGCTGAAGTAAAAATAGTAGATCAAGCCTTTATTGAGAACGCGCTCACCATGCAAGCAAGGCGCTTTGATAAAGGTGGAGATCAGTTCTACGATCAAATCTCCGCTTTGCATAAATCCGTGAGAGGCTCTGATCCAGATGCGGCACTCTATTGGTTTTGTCGCATGCTTGATGGTGGTGCGGATCCACGTTACTTAGCCCGTCGCATTATTCGGATGGCATGGGAAGACATTGGACTTGCTGATCCCCGGGCAATGCAGCTTGCTAATGATGCTGCCCTTACCTTCGAGAGGCTCGGGTCACCTGAAGGTGAGCTCGCACTAGGTCAAGCTGTGGTGTATTTAGCTGTCGCCTCCAAAAGCAACGCTAGCTATAAAGCGTTTAATGCGGCTCGCGCATATGTGGCTAATGACCAATCCAAACCAGTGCCAAATCATTTACGCAATGCCCCCACCAAACTCATGAAAGAGCTGGGTCACGGCAAGGAATATCGCTACGCACATGATGAGCCCCATGGATATGCGGCTGGTGAGACCTATTTGCCAGAAGGGATGGCAGAACCCCATTGGTATGAGCCAGTTGAGCGTGGGTTAGAGAGTCAAATTAAAGAAAAGATGGCTTTCTTGCGTCAGCTTGATGCTGAACATCATCAGAAATAA